In Lachnospiraceae bacterium, one DNA window encodes the following:
- the lepA gene encoding translation elongation factor 4 — MAAIDQSKIRNFCIIAHIDHGKSTLADRIIEKTGLLTSREMQEQVLDNMDLERERGITIKSQAVRTVYKAKDGNEYIFNLIDTPGHVDFNYEVSRSLAACDGAVLVVDASQGIEAQTLANVYLALDHDLDVFPVINKIDLPSADPDRVAAEIEDVIGLEAHDAPKISAKTGLNVEEVLEAIVRKIPAPTGDPNAPLKALIFDSVYDSYKGVIIFCRVMEGTVKKGTPIRMMATGAEEEVVEVGYFGAGQFFPCDELAAGMVGYITASIKNVRDTRVGDTVTDSSNPCDEPLPGYKKVTPMVYCGLYPADGAKYNDLRDALEKLQLNDASLFYEPETSVALGFGFRCGFLGLLHLEIIQERLEREYNLDLVTTAPGVVYRVHKTTGEMIELTNPSNLPDPTEIEYMEEPIVSAEIMVTTEYVGAIMTLCQERRGVYLGMEYIETTRALLKYELPLNEIIYDFFDALKSRSRGYASFDYELKGYERSELVKLDILVNREEVDALSFIVHAASAYEKGRRMCEKLKDEIPRHLFEVPIQAAIGGKIIARETVKAVRKDVLAKCYGGDISRKRKLLEKQKEGKKRMRQIGNVEIPQKAFMSVLKLDDE, encoded by the coding sequence ATGGCAGCAATTGACCAGAGTAAAATACGTAATTTTTGTATTATTGCCCATATAGACCACGGTAAATCCACACTGGCAGACCGAATCATTGAAAAAACCGGACTTCTTACCAGCCGTGAGATGCAGGAACAGGTTCTCGACAATATGGACCTGGAACGTGAGCGCGGCATTACCATTAAATCCCAGGCTGTACGTACTGTATACAAAGCAAAAGACGGAAACGAATATATTTTTAACCTGATCGATACACCGGGACATGTGGATTTTAACTATGAGGTATCCCGAAGCCTGGCAGCCTGCGATGGCGCTGTGCTGGTAGTAGATGCTTCCCAGGGAATCGAGGCCCAGACTCTGGCCAATGTATATCTGGCGCTGGATCATGACCTGGATGTATTCCCGGTCATTAACAAGATCGATCTTCCAAGTGCAGATCCGGACCGTGTGGCAGCAGAGATTGAAGATGTGATCGGCCTGGAAGCCCATGATGCACCAAAGATCTCCGCAAAAACGGGACTGAATGTAGAAGAAGTCTTAGAAGCTATCGTTCGTAAGATCCCGGCTCCTACTGGAGATCCAAATGCACCATTAAAGGCACTGATCTTTGATTCTGTTTACGATTCCTATAAGGGTGTTATCATTTTCTGCCGTGTTATGGAAGGAACAGTGAAAAAAGGTACGCCGATCCGTATGATGGCAACAGGGGCAGAGGAAGAAGTAGTAGAAGTGGGTTATTTTGGAGCAGGACAGTTTTTCCCCTGTGATGAACTGGCTGCCGGAATGGTTGGCTATATTACAGCCAGCATTAAAAATGTCCGTGATACCCGTGTAGGTGATACTGTAACAGACAGCAGCAACCCATGTGACGAACCACTGCCAGGCTATAAAAAAGTCACACCAATGGTTTACTGTGGACTTTATCCGGCAGATGGTGCCAAGTACAATGATCTTCGTGATGCATTGGAGAAGCTTCAGTTAAATGACGCTTCATTGTTCTATGAGCCGGAGACTTCTGTAGCATTAGGCTTTGGTTTCCGTTGTGGATTCTTAGGACTGCTGCACTTAGAGATCATCCAGGAACGTCTGGAACGTGAATACAATCTGGATCTTGTTACAACAGCACCAGGTGTTGTATACCGCGTACACAAGACCACAGGTGAGATGATCGAGCTGACTAATCCATCCAACCTTCCGGATCCAACTGAGATCGAATACATGGAAGAGCCGATCGTCAGTGCTGAGATTATGGTAACTACAGAATATGTAGGAGCTATCATGACTCTCTGCCAGGAACGAAGAGGCGTATATCTTGGAATGGAATATATTGAGACCACCAGAGCCTTATTAAAATATGAACTTCCGTTAAATGAGATTATTTACGATTTCTTTGATGCCTTAAAATCACGTTCCAGAGGTTACGCTTCCTTTGATTATGAGTTAAAGGGTTATGAGCGTTCTGAATTGGTGAAGCTGGATATTTTGGTAAATAGAGAAGAAGTGGATGCCCTTTCCTTTATTGTACATGCAGCATCTGCTTATGAAAAAGGCAGAAGAATGTGTGAAAAGTTAAAAGATGAAATTCCAAGGCATTTATTTGAAGTACCGATCCAGGCTGCTATTGGTGGCAAGATTATTGCCAGAGAAACTGTAAAGGCAGTGCGCAAGGATGTACTTGCCAAATGCTATGGCGGTGATATTTCACGTAAGAGAAAGCTGTTAGAGAAGCAGAAGGAAGGAAAAAAGCGTATGCGTCAGATCGGCAATGTGGAGATTCCGCAGAAGGCCTTTATGAGCGTGCTGAAGCTGGATGACGAATAG
- a CDS encoding stage II sporulation protein P, translated as MRIKPKIVKKWKILQKTAPFLIIGMAVITAGSFFCGRYFYTDIEREKKQLAAAFWNAGEEILWKQIFPLEVRKNNEDGYEGTDNLKKQNTGSDPAYEKYRQTSEFYRTHGYLAWIGKDEADFDMDEAGGVSSLTAGTGENVSSNEENGPDGNTAANLRIATYPLQKLMDYDFLMKHFYNVHTSTTADRQLMNAENLLSKDITLQKEETPDPQTPQILIYHTHSQESYKNSGSDETVTAVGGYLAKLLTEKGWSVYHDKGVYDLQKGKMDRSKAYNYALEGLNQILAKYPSIQVILDIHRDGVGENVYLKTDINGKATARIMFFNGLSQTPEGPISYLPNPYREENLAFSLKMQLKAEEYYPGFTRKIYLKGLRYNEHLRPRSALIEVGAQTNTFEEAKNAMEPLAELLDMVLQGN; from the coding sequence ATGAGAATAAAACCTAAAATTGTAAAAAAATGGAAGATCCTGCAAAAGACAGCCCCATTTCTTATAATAGGAATGGCAGTTATCACAGCAGGATCTTTTTTTTGCGGCAGATATTTTTATACAGATATAGAAAGAGAAAAAAAACAGCTGGCGGCTGCTTTTTGGAATGCAGGGGAAGAGATTCTCTGGAAGCAGATATTTCCACTGGAAGTCAGGAAAAACAATGAAGACGGGTATGAGGGGACAGACAACCTGAAAAAGCAGAATACCGGATCTGACCCGGCTTATGAAAAATACCGTCAGACCAGTGAATTTTACCGTACCCATGGATATCTGGCGTGGATCGGAAAAGATGAGGCGGATTTTGATATGGATGAAGCAGGGGGCGTGAGCAGTCTGACAGCAGGAACAGGAGAAAATGTGTCCTCCAATGAGGAAAATGGACCGGACGGAAACACTGCCGCAAATCTCCGTATTGCCACATATCCGCTGCAGAAACTTATGGATTATGACTTCCTCATGAAACATTTCTATAATGTACATACATCCACCACAGCAGACCGCCAATTAATGAATGCTGAAAATCTTCTCTCAAAGGATATAACATTGCAAAAAGAAGAAACTCCAGATCCACAAACACCTCAGATCCTTATTTACCACACCCATTCCCAGGAAAGCTATAAAAACAGTGGGTCTGATGAAACTGTGACTGCGGTCGGTGGGTATCTGGCAAAGCTTCTTACAGAAAAAGGCTGGAGTGTTTACCATGATAAAGGCGTTTATGATCTGCAAAAGGGTAAAATGGATCGGAGCAAAGCCTATAATTATGCCTTGGAAGGACTTAACCAGATCCTGGCAAAATACCCGTCCATCCAGGTAATATTAGATATCCACAGGGACGGAGTGGGAGAAAATGTTTATTTAAAAACGGATATAAATGGAAAGGCCACTGCCAGGATCATGTTTTTTAATGGTTTAAGCCAGACTCCGGAAGGTCCCATTTCCTATCTTCCCAATCCCTACAGGGAAGAAAATCTGGCGTTCAGCTTGAAAATGCAGTTAAAAGCAGAAGAATATTATCCGGGGTTTACAAGAAAAATATATTTAAAAGGTCTGCGTTACAACGAACATCTGCGTCCAAGGTCCGCCCTTATTGAAGTAGGCGCCCAGACAAATACCTTTGAAGAAGCAAAAAATGCCATGGAGCCTCTGGCAGAACTTTTGGATATGGTGTTGCAAGGAAATTGA
- a CDS encoding DMT family transporter, with amino-acid sequence MSTQKTRVAGHMAAIFTMLIWGTTFISTKVLLESLSPLEILVLRFVAGYIFLWLIRPVPLKLKSVKEELIMVVAGITGIGIYYLLENIALTMTQASNVSVIVSVAPIFTGIMAHFFLDGEKMKKSIVAGFICAMLGICLITFQKGEKLELNPVGDFLGLAAAAIWGVYSVCTRKIGGFGYDTIVTTRRTFFYGILFMLLALPFMDFHLQVPALLQPVNLANVIYLGIGASAICFVTWNYAVKSLGATKASVYIYGIPVVTILMSIPLLHEVITLQAMAGTVLTLAGLLISEWPFSANKK; translated from the coding sequence ATGAGTACACAAAAGACAAGAGTAGCCGGACATATGGCTGCTATTTTTACGATGCTGATATGGGGAACTACCTTTATATCTACCAAGGTACTGTTAGAAAGCCTGTCACCATTGGAAATACTGGTGCTGCGCTTTGTGGCCGGTTATATTTTCCTGTGGCTGATCCGCCCGGTGCCTCTTAAGCTGAAAAGCGTGAAAGAAGAACTGATCATGGTTGTTGCCGGTATTACCGGTATCGGCATTTACTATCTTCTGGAAAATATTGCCCTCACCATGACTCAGGCTTCCAATGTCAGTGTTATCGTATCTGTTGCACCGATTTTTACAGGGATCATGGCCCACTTTTTCTTAGACGGGGAGAAGATGAAGAAAAGCATTGTGGCAGGTTTTATCTGTGCCATGTTGGGAATCTGCCTGATCACTTTCCAGAAAGGTGAAAAATTAGAGTTGAACCCGGTAGGAGATTTTCTTGGTCTGGCAGCAGCAGCCATATGGGGCGTTTATTCTGTGTGTACCAGAAAGATTGGCGGTTTTGGCTATGATACCATTGTTACAACCAGAAGGACATTCTTTTATGGGATCCTTTTCATGCTGTTAGCTCTGCCGTTTATGGATTTCCATCTGCAGGTCCCGGCACTCCTTCAGCCGGTAAATCTTGCAAATGTAATATACCTGGGAATCGGTGCATCTGCTATATGCTTTGTTACCTGGAACTATGCAGTAAAATCTCTGGGTGCAACCAAAGCCAGCGTTTACATTTACGGTATTCCTGTGGTGACTATTTTAATGTCCATTCCGCTGCTTCATGAAGTTATTACTCTTCAGGCTATGGCAGGAACAGTGCTTACTCTTGCGGGACTTCTGATTTCTGAATGGCCATTTTCTGCTAATAAAAAGTAA